A portion of the Kineococcus endophyticus genome contains these proteins:
- the purQ gene encoding phosphoribosylformylglycinamidine synthase subunit PurQ: MKVGVVTFPGSLDDGDARRAVTLAGGEAVALWHADADLRGVDAVVLPGGFSYGDYLRCGAIARFAPVMTEVVRAAEGGMPVLGICNGFQVLCESHLLPGALVRNDHQKFVCKDQRLRVEQTGTAWTSSFTAGQEITVPLKNGEGGFVADTATLDRLEGEGRVVFRYLDGNPNGSLRDIAGISNDRGNVVGLMPHPEHAVEELFGPGLDGLGLFTSVLSAGLEAIA, from the coding sequence GTGAAGGTCGGCGTCGTCACCTTCCCCGGCTCCCTCGACGACGGCGACGCCCGTCGCGCCGTGACCCTGGCCGGCGGCGAGGCCGTCGCGCTCTGGCACGCCGACGCCGACCTGCGCGGTGTCGACGCGGTGGTCCTGCCCGGGGGCTTCTCCTACGGCGACTACCTGCGCTGCGGGGCCATCGCCCGCTTCGCGCCCGTCATGACCGAGGTCGTGCGCGCCGCCGAGGGCGGGATGCCCGTCCTGGGCATCTGCAACGGCTTCCAGGTGCTGTGCGAGTCGCACCTGCTGCCCGGCGCGCTCGTCCGCAACGACCACCAGAAGTTCGTCTGCAAGGACCAGCGCCTGCGGGTCGAGCAGACCGGCACGGCGTGGACGTCGTCCTTCACCGCGGGCCAGGAGATCACCGTCCCGCTGAAGAACGGTGAGGGCGGGTTCGTCGCCGACACCGCGACGCTGGACCGGCTCGAGGGGGAGGGCCGCGTGGTCTTCCGCTACCTCGACGGCAACCCGAACGGGTCGCTGCGGGACATCGCCGGGATCAGCAACGACCGCGGCAACGTCGTCGGCCTCATGCCGCACCCCGAGCACGCCGTCGAGGAGCTGTTCGGCCCCGGGCTGGACGGGCTG
- the purS gene encoding phosphoribosylformylglycinamidine synthase subunit PurS: MGRVVIDVMPKPEILDPQGKAVVGALPRLGFDLFTSVRQGKRFELEVAGDVTPEVLEQARKAAETLLSNPVIEDVVSVREATGDTAGAQA, translated from the coding sequence CCGCGTCGTCATCGACGTCATGCCGAAACCCGAGATCCTCGACCCGCAGGGGAAGGCCGTCGTCGGCGCCCTCCCGCGGCTGGGGTTCGACCTCTTCACCAGCGTCCGCCAGGGCAAGCGCTTCGAGCTCGAGGTCGCGGGGGACGTCACCCCCGAGGTCCTCGAGCAGGCGCGCAAGGCCGCCGAGACCCTGCTGTCCAACCCGGTGATCGAGGACGTCGTCAGCGTCCGCGAGGCCACCGGGGACACCGCGGGGGCGCAGGCGTGA